The genomic segment AGGTCGGTGGGGAATCCTGGGAACGGTAGGGTTTGGAAATCCACGGCACGCGGGCGGCCGTCCATACGCACGCGGAAACCGTTTTCGTAGGTTTCAATGATGGCACCTGCAAGCTTGAGTTTCTCCAACGGAAGGTGCAGGTGGCGGGGCGGGATACCGCCGACGGTGATGTCGCCACGGGTGATGGCGGCGGCGTATGCCCAGGTGCCTGCGACGATGCGGTCGCCCACGACATCGTGAGTTGTAGGGTTGAGCCGTTCCACGCCGGTGATGGTGAGCGTGTTGGAACCCGCGCCTTCAATGCGTGCGCCCATGGAGATGAGCATTTCGCAGAGGTCCACAATCTCCGGTTCGCGGGCGGCGTTGTCCAGAATGGTCACGCCATTGGCAAGTACTGCGGCGGTGAGGATATTTTCGGTGGCCCCCACAGACGGGAAGTCCAGGACAATGTGGGCGCCCTTGAGCTGGTCCGTTTCGGCGACCACGCAACCGTGCTCAATGTAAGTTTTCGCCCCAAGCTTTTCCAGACCAGTTTGGTGCATGTCCAGGGGCCGCGAGCCGATGGCATCGCCACCTGGCAACGCCACCACCGCACGCCCGCAGCGCGCGGTGAGGGGACCCAAGACACACACGGAGGCTCGGAACTGCCGCACGGCCTCAAAGTCCGCATCGGATTTCAGGTCGCTTGGCGTGGTGATATACACGGATTGCCCGCTGATCATGACGGAACAGCCGAGACCTTCCAAGACATCCTTCATGTACGGGACGTCGAGAATTTCAGGGCAGTTATTCAGAACCGTTGTGCCTTCAGCCAGAAGGGCCGCGCCCATGAGTTTCAGCACACTGTTTTTAGCACCACTGACCTTCACCGCTCCCCGAAGCTGGGCCCCGCCTGTTACCAAAAATTTGTCTTTTTTTTCACTCACAAGCTTATAGCCTATGCGGTTTCGTCTAGGTTGGTGGTATGGCAGTGCATCTTACCAAGATTTATACCCGTACCGGCGACGATGGAACCACCGGTTTGTCCAATTTCGACCGCGTCCCCAAAGACGATTCACGATTGGTGGCCTATGCGGATTGTGACGAGGCCAACTGCGCCATCGGCCAGGTTTTAGCGCTGGGCAACCCAGGTTCGGAAATGAAAAACACGCTTATGCGCGTGCAAAACGAACTGTTTGACGCTGGCGCAGACCTTGCGACCCCCATTGAAGAAAACCCCAAGTATCCCCCACTCCGCATCGATCAAAGCTACATCGACCGTCTAGAGCACGACTGCGACCATTACAACACCAACTTAGAGCCGCTGAACTCGTTCATCCTCCCCGGAGGCACCCCCGCGGCAGCCCTTCTGCACACCGCCCGCACCATTGTGCGGCGCGCCGAACGCGCGGCATGGGCTGCGGTGCGCGAGCACCCGGACACCACCTCAAAACTACCGGCCAAGTACCTGAACCGCCTCAGCGACTTGATGTTCATCCTGGCCCGGGTAGCCAACGATGGCGACGACGTCCCGTGGGTCCCCGGCGGCGAGCGTAACGACGCCCCAAGGGCCAAGCCCACCAACAAGGGTTAAGCCTCGCTACCAGCTACGGCAGGGCACCGATCCGGCGTGCAGCATTAACAGCCTCGTAGCGTGTGTGCGCGCCGAGTTTACGCATGACCGAACGCAGGTAACTCTTCACGGTCTCTGCGCCAATGCCCATCTCTTCCGCAGCCTCCACGTTGGTATGACCCAATGCAACACAGGCCAGCACATCCAGTTCGCGAGCAGATAGCTTAGTAGTCTGCTTCACGCGAACTGGAGTAACCATCTGGTCGCAGAGTTCCTCAAGCTCGCGGCGTAGCTCCTCGTCACCAACGCGGTTAGCCAGCATGCGCAGCTTCGAATGAGTCGAGCGCACTTGCTCCCATTCGGCACCGTTCATCACGCGTCCGGGTTTACCTAGACCCCCGCGGCCGTCGCCACGCCGGAACGCGGCGTTAATGGCCAAGTCCTGTTCGAGGGTGCGGGCGGTCATGGTGACTTCCTCAATAACCTTGTCACCCAGGCGCACCGGGGAATGAACCCCCACGTACAGCACGCCACGGATTTCCCGGTGCACAATCACCGGAACAGCAACGATGGAGTAGAGACCCTCGTCTTGAATAATGTTGTCGTATTCGTGGGAGATGACATTAGCCCGCGTGTAGTCGCTCACGCCGACGGGTCGGCGCGTGGTCACAACCCTGCCACCGACTCCACAGCCCGAGTCGATGATGAGGTTTTGCAGAGCAGGAGTCCGCAGTCCTACCCACGCACTAATTTGCAGACGATTATCCGGCAGCACAGCAGCGAACATCGTAACGGGAATGCCCGTCGCAGTCTTCAATGACGTTAGTGCGGCGCGAATCGCGTCCTCATCGTCCTTGATGCGTTGGGAATCCAACCTCAAAACCTCCTGCACAACCACCCGACTTGGTACACCCGCCGGATTTTAACTTCCTATGTAAAGTGAAGTATATCCTCCCGACGGGGGGTACGCATACCGATTTTTGGGAGTCTTTTTTTACATAAATCCACAAACGTACGCCCTATTAAGGGGTAGGTAGCCTTATTGATTACCCCCGACGATCTACCCCCACGAGACGCCAATATCGTACTCATTTTCATTATCACGAAGTGTCACTGAGGGGGTGATTTTTCAGCACACGCTCCATCGGTTCACCCCTCACACACCCCCAATTTTTCCACGTCACAGCACCCAGGTTCCAGCTGCTGCACATCTGCATTTTTTAGCATGTAACTGCACAACGGCATATAAAAGATGCATTATTGGCATCATAATTTTCTTCTACAAACACATATAGGCGAATGAACAGTCTATTTGGGTTCCCACATCCAGCGCCAGAGCAGACTCCCCCTAATTGGGTTAGTAAAGTAGCGAAGATCACTTTTCTTACCCCTTCTTGCCCCCTCCACACCCTGACAATAAGGCTCTTCTTAGCGTTTTCGGGTAAAATCATCTGTGCAACTGGCCCGGCCACTTTCGTGAGCGATGGTGGGCGGCGCAAGAGGGAATCCAGTGAGACTCTGGAACTGTCCCGCAACGGTAAAGTCCGACACCTGCCGGTTGTGCTACATCAATAACTCGGCAACGAAGCGTGACACCAAGGGCGGCACCCCTTAGACGATCACCTAGCGGACACATCGATTCATTGCTGTTTTGTGAGGTAGCCCGTACATGCCCGTGGACAGGCATATTTCGGAATACGCACACGTGAATAGTCAATCTCAGGTTCCTCCTCGCACCTCCCGTGTAACCAGCCTGAATTGCTACCTCACCTTCCGAAAACTCCCTGTTCGCGGGCATGTTTTTGGATAAGGGTCACAGCACATCCTCTGGACGTTTAACGGTCCGACCAAGTGCTACGGACACGACAGGTGCCCACGGCAATTCAAGTCGCGCTTTACGCAACAGCTCTGTATCAGAAAGAATGTGGTCGCAGCTGCCCACAGTGAGTCGGCCGTCCAGCAGCACCACAACGTCAGTGGCAAACTCATAGGCCAGATTGACATCATGTGTTGACAGCACCACGGCCGCCTCCAAGCCTTCAATGGTGCGAAGCAGCTTCCTGCTCCCAGCGGGGTCGAGTCCAGCCGTAGGTTCGTCAAGCATCAAAACGTTAGGCTGCATGGCCAGTGCACCAGCAAGCGCGACACGTTTGCGCTGGCCATAGGACAATTGGTGCGGAACTTTCTCCGCCAATTCACTCACTTCGGCGGCCATCATTGCTTGATCAACGCGGGACTCCACCTCCTCCGGAGTCAACCCCTGGTTCAGGGGACCAAAGGAAATGTCTTCACGCACAGACATAGCAAAAATCTGATCATCTGGTTCTTGAAGCACAAGCTGCACATGCGCACGGGCAAAGTCACGTGCCTGTTTCTTGCGGCGAGCACGGGTGATCGGAGTGCCAGCAATCACTAGTTCACCGCTTGTCGGGGTCCATGCGCCGCTGAGCAGGCGGAATAGTGTGGATTTACCACTGCCATTTTCACCCAGCACGGCGATCCGGGCACCTTCCTGGACGCTCAGGCTCACCTGATGCAGGATCTCGGGGCCGGTGTCGTGGCTGAACGACGCTTCCTTCAATTCAACAAGAGTAGCCATCTCACTTCGCTTCATAAGACAATCGAACTTGCAATAATGGCGCTGAGTAGCAGCACGTACCCTCCCGCGTACCACCAGCGCACCGGCCGGATGACACGGAGAGTGTTGTACATCGTCGCGGGGTCACCCCGCAGTTCGACCCCCTCCCCCAGCCGCCGCGCCCGAGTAAAGGCCACCACAAACAGCGATGACGCTAACCCAGCGGACGATCGAATCCACCGACTCATGGAACTATGCCCCAGACGCTGAGCCTGCGCCTCCCACATGCTGCGCGAGGTAACAATCAGGGTGGAAATCATCCGATAGGTCAGCGCCGTGACGTAAACAGTTGAGGTGGGGAAACGCACCGAGTGCATCCACCCAAACAACTCCGCCATGGGAGTGGTCAGGGCGAACAGCATGGTCGCCATCATTCCCACGATGCATCGCGCAAGAACTGTGGCGGCAGTGATGGGGCCGGCGTCGATAAGCACAATGCCTTGAGGGGTGATGGCGAAGATCAGCGGCCCCAGGCCCAACGCTACAAACGATGCGGGGGCGGCGACGAGCGCGGAGTAGAGCCGCCACGGAACCCCCGCACGCCACGCTGCCACTAACAGAACCGTGGCGATGGAGGGCAAGGCCGGAATCGGCGGGAGAGAAATGGCGCAAAAGAGCAGGCCAATGAGCAACAGTGCCTTCTCACCAACGTTATGAGTTGCCCATCGGCTCGTTGCCGCCGCGCGTTCCAGGGCGTTCATTAGCCCTGTTCAGAGCCTTTTTCGGAGTCGCGAAGGGCTTTATTCCGACCTCGGTAGGTTCCCAACGCATACCCCAAAAAGCCTGCGCCGAGTGCTGCTTGCAAGGCGAAGAGGCCGGACTCTACTTCGGGTGGCAGTTCGCCAACCAGTGGTGAGAACCACGGCTTGTAGTCTGGGTTTTGCTCTTGGACAACGGATTCGGCAGAGCTGTCTGTACCACCGAATTGTTCTTCAGAGTTCGGATCACCGAGGTTAAAGAACATGGGGAAGGCTGCGATGATGATGGCCAGACCGATCAGCACCCACGTCAGTGTGGTTGACTTTTTCATGCTCGTGCTCCTTCCAGTGGGGCTTCCTCAGTGTTGGAGCGTCTGCGCAGGATGCCCAGCGACCGCAGCTCCTTCGGGGCAATGGTCGTGAGGCTGCGGAAGATCAGGACAGTGAGAATGCCTTCCACAATCGCCAGCGGCACCTGCGTCGGGGCATACAACGCAAGGAAGGTAGCCACCGCGTTACCGAATCCTGCGCCGTGGTGCGCGGCGGCCAGCTGCAGGGCCGTAACCACGTACGTGGACAGGTCAGCGAAAAACGCTGCGAAGAAGATGCTGATGCTTGACGATGCCCCCATCTTCCGCAACGCCGTCCACACCCCGAAGCCGACCCATGGGCCAACGATGGCCATAGAGAAGATATTGGCCCCTAAGGTGGTGATACCACCATGCGCGAGAAGAAGTGCCTGGAAGAGCAGCACAATGCTACCCATGAAGGCCATCACTGGTGGTTTGAACAGCACAGCTCCCAGGCCGGTTCCTGTGGGATGCGATGACGATCCGGTCACGGACGGGATCTTGATGGCACTGAGCACGAACGTAAATGCACCTGCCGCGCCGAGCAACAGGCCAGTTTCCGGATTTTCTTTCAATTGCTTCCGCACCGCGTAGGCTCCGTGCGCCACGAACGGCATCGATGCCGCGCCCCACGCAATGCAATGGGCAACAGGAAGGAAACCTTCTGCAATATGCATGAGAGTTTGCCTCTTTCTGTAGTCGGGTCCGTCACCTCGCGGACCTCCTGGTTGTGACTCACCGCAGCCGGTCTCCTGGCTTTGCTCACTTTCCCCTGGGGGTACTGCACGCCTTCCCATCGGTGCGTCAGGTGACAGTGGCATGCAGGCTGGGGTTTATGAAGTTACATGAACATACAGTGGCGAGGGCCGCTGCTGGATTCTCACCAGCATTCCCGTTCACTGCGGCACTTGCAACATTATCACCCTGGCCTGAATAGCCGTATCATTTCCCCGACCCAGACACATTTTAGACAACTTTGTCTAGAGTTCTGTCTATGTTTGGTATAGAGTATCTCCTGTAACCCTGAAACTAACAAAGGAGAACCACGTGGGTCACATCTACCAGGACATCACCGAAACCATTGGCAACACCCCGCTAGTCCGCCTCAACCGCCTCACAGACGGCCTGCCCGGCGAGGTGCTGGTAAAGCTGGAGTTCTTTAACCCCGCCAACAGCGTGAAAGACCGTATCGGCCGCGCCATTATCGAAGCCGCAGAAGCCGACGGCACCCTCAAGCCCGGCGGAACCATCGTGGAGGCAACCTCCGGTAACACCGGCATCGCGCTTGCCCTCGTCGGTGCTGCACGCGGCTACAAGGTGGTGCTCACCATGCCGGAAACCATGTCACTCGAACGCCGTGTCACGCTCCGCGCCTACGGTGCAGAAATCGTGCTGACTCCTGGTTCCGCAGGCATGCAGGGTGCTGTGGACAAAGCCAACGAGATTGTCGCCGAAACCGAAGGTGCCATCCTTGCCCGGCAGTTCTCCAATCCCGCCAACCCCGCAGTGCACCGTGCCACCACCGCCGAAGAAATCTGGAAGGACACAGACGGCGCAGTGGACATCTTCATTGCAGGCTTTGGTACTGGCGGTACCGTCACCGGTGTGGGCAACGTGCTGAAAGAGCGCAAGCCTTCAGTGGAAATCTACGGTGTGGAACCAGAAGCATCCGCCCTGCTCACCACCGGCAAGGCTGGCCCCCATAAGATTCAGGGTCTCGGCGCCAACTTCATCCCCGACATCCTGGACCGCAAAGTACTTGATGATGTCTACACCGTCTCCAACGAAGATGCCATTGAGACCGCCCGCAAACTCGCTTCCGAAGAAGGCATCCTTGGCGGCATCTCCACCGGTGCCAATGTCTACGCTGCCTTGAGGCTTGCTGCGTTGGAAGAAAACCGCGGCAAAACCATCGTCACCGTTGCCTGCGACTACGGTGAGCGCTACGTCTCCACCGTACTTTTCGACGACATCCGCAACTAGACCACCCAGTCTCCACACCCCTGCGTCATTGCGTGACGCGCGGGGTGTTTTCTATAGAATTGAACCCCATGAATCGCATCGTCTCGATGATCCGCGAAGACCTCGCCAACGCCCGCGACCACGACCCCGCAGCCCGTGGCGATATCGAAAACGCCGTCATTTACTCCGGGCTACACGCCATCTGGGCCTACCGCATCGCCCACGTCCTGTGGAAACGCGGACTGAAACTCCCGGCGCGCATCCTCTCCCAGTTCACGCGCTTTCTCACCGGCGTGGAAATCCACCCCGGCGCCACCATCGGTCGGCGCTTCTTCATCGACCACGGCATGGGAGTGGTCATTGGCGAAACCGCTGACATCGGCGACGGCGTGATGCTGTACCACGGGGTAACCCTGGGCGGTCAGGTGCTCACCCAGACAAAACGCCATCCCACCCTGGAAGACAACGTCACCGTGGGCGCTGGGGCGAAAGTGCTGGGCCCCATCACCATCGGTGAAGGCAGCGCCATTGGCGCCAATGCTGTAGTGACCAAAGACGTACCCGCCAACCACATTGCCGTGGGTATCCCGGCGAAAAGCCGACCCCGCAAGTCCGAGGAATGCATCAAACTGGTGGACCCGGACGCTTACGTGGTGGCTGACTACTCCATATAGCCTGGGTTTTTGGCCACGAAGTTGGCCACTGCGGAACAGGTGGGGACAATGCTGAAGCCGCTGCGCAAGGAATCATCCAGTGCTTCCTTGATCAGTGGCTTTGATAGTCCCTGGCCCTGGAACTCGTCAAAGACCACGGTGTGGTTGAAATCGCGAATGGTGCCTGATTCAACATAATCGGCAAACCCCGCGACCTGCCCATCCACCTCAATGGTGTAGCGGCTCTCGGCCGGGTTGTGCTGCGTGACAATAGCCATACGATCATCTCCTTGACTCATGGAATTTAGGGCATCGTACGCAAAAAGCGCCTGCTACATGTCTAGCAGACGCTTTTAGGTGTGCCCAAGACCAGGATCGAACTGGTGACCTTCCACTTTTCAGGCGGATGCTCTACCGACTGAGCTACCTGGGCAGAGTTTGTGGTTTT from the Corynebacterium durum genome contains:
- the murA gene encoding UDP-N-acetylglucosamine 1-carboxyvinyltransferase translates to MSEKKDKFLVTGGAQLRGAVKVSGAKNSVLKLMGAALLAEGTTVLNNCPEILDVPYMKDVLEGLGCSVMISGQSVYITTPSDLKSDADFEAVRQFRASVCVLGPLTARCGRAVVALPGGDAIGSRPLDMHQTGLEKLGAKTYIEHGCVVAETDQLKGAHIVLDFPSVGATENILTAAVLANGVTILDNAAREPEIVDLCEMLISMGARIEGAGSNTLTITGVERLNPTTHDVVGDRIVAGTWAYAAAITRGDITVGGIPPRHLHLPLEKLKLAGAIIETYENGFRVRMDGRPRAVDFQTLPFPGFPTDLQPMAIGLAAVAEGMSVITENVFESRFRFVDEMLRLGADAHVDGHHVVMRGKEQLSSTTVWSSDIRAGAGLVLAALRADGVTEVRDVYHIDRGYPNFVENLNALGAKVERVVE
- a CDS encoding cob(I)yrinic acid a,c-diamide adenosyltransferase is translated as MAVHLTKIYTRTGDDGTTGLSNFDRVPKDDSRLVAYADCDEANCAIGQVLALGNPGSEMKNTLMRVQNELFDAGADLATPIEENPKYPPLRIDQSYIDRLEHDCDHYNTNLEPLNSFILPGGTPAAALLHTARTIVRRAERAAWAAVREHPDTTSKLPAKYLNRLSDLMFILARVANDGDDVPWVPGGERNDAPRAKPTNKG
- the ramA gene encoding acetate metabolism transcriptional regulator RamA, whose amino-acid sequence is MDSQRIKDDEDAIRAALTSLKTATGIPVTMFAAVLPDNRLQISAWVGLRTPALQNLIIDSGCGVGGRVVTTRRPVGVSDYTRANVISHEYDNIIQDEGLYSIVAVPVIVHREIRGVLYVGVHSPVRLGDKVIEEVTMTARTLEQDLAINAAFRRGDGRGGLGKPGRVMNGAEWEQVRSTHSKLRMLANRVGDEELRRELEELCDQMVTPVRVKQTTKLSARELDVLACVALGHTNVEAAEEMGIGAETVKSYLRSVMRKLGAHTRYEAVNAARRIGALP
- a CDS encoding energy-coupling factor ABC transporter ATP-binding protein, which codes for MATLVELKEASFSHDTGPEILHQVSLSVQEGARIAVLGENGSGKSTLFRLLSGAWTPTSGELVIAGTPITRARRKKQARDFARAHVQLVLQEPDDQIFAMSVREDISFGPLNQGLTPEEVESRVDQAMMAAEVSELAEKVPHQLSYGQRKRVALAGALAMQPNVLMLDEPTAGLDPAGSRKLLRTIEGLEAAVVLSTHDVNLAYEFATDVVVLLDGRLTVGSCDHILSDTELLRKARLELPWAPVVSVALGRTVKRPEDVL
- the cbiQ gene encoding cobalt ECF transporter T component CbiQ, with translation MNALERAAATSRWATHNVGEKALLLIGLLFCAISLPPIPALPSIATVLLVAAWRAGVPWRLYSALVAAPASFVALGLGPLIFAITPQGIVLIDAGPITAATVLARCIVGMMATMLFALTTPMAELFGWMHSVRFPTSTVYVTALTYRMISTLIVTSRSMWEAQAQRLGHSSMSRWIRSSAGLASSLFVVAFTRARRLGEGVELRGDPATMYNTLRVIRPVRWWYAGGYVLLLSAIIASSIVL
- a CDS encoding energy-coupling factor ABC transporter substrate-binding protein yields the protein MKKSTTLTWVLIGLAIIIAAFPMFFNLGDPNSEEQFGGTDSSAESVVQEQNPDYKPWFSPLVGELPPEVESGLFALQAALGAGFLGYALGTYRGRNKALRDSEKGSEQG
- a CDS encoding energy-coupling factor ABC transporter permease, which produces MHIAEGFLPVAHCIAWGAASMPFVAHGAYAVRKQLKENPETGLLLGAAGAFTFVLSAIKIPSVTGSSSHPTGTGLGAVLFKPPVMAFMGSIVLLFQALLLAHGGITTLGANIFSMAIVGPWVGFGVWTALRKMGASSSISIFFAAFFADLSTYVVTALQLAAAHHGAGFGNAVATFLALYAPTQVPLAIVEGILTVLIFRSLTTIAPKELRSLGILRRRSNTEEAPLEGARA
- the cysK gene encoding cysteine synthase A; this encodes MGHIYQDITETIGNTPLVRLNRLTDGLPGEVLVKLEFFNPANSVKDRIGRAIIEAAEADGTLKPGGTIVEATSGNTGIALALVGAARGYKVVLTMPETMSLERRVTLRAYGAEIVLTPGSAGMQGAVDKANEIVAETEGAILARQFSNPANPAVHRATTAEEIWKDTDGAVDIFIAGFGTGGTVTGVGNVLKERKPSVEIYGVEPEASALLTTGKAGPHKIQGLGANFIPDILDRKVLDDVYTVSNEDAIETARKLASEEGILGGISTGANVYAALRLAALEENRGKTIVTVACDYGERYVSTVLFDDIRN
- the epsC gene encoding serine O-acetyltransferase EpsC — encoded protein: MNRIVSMIREDLANARDHDPAARGDIENAVIYSGLHAIWAYRIAHVLWKRGLKLPARILSQFTRFLTGVEIHPGATIGRRFFIDHGMGVVIGETADIGDGVMLYHGVTLGGQVLTQTKRHPTLEDNVTVGAGAKVLGPITIGEGSAIGANAVVTKDVPANHIAVGIPAKSRPRKSEECIKLVDPDAYVVADYSI
- a CDS encoding GNAT family N-acetyltransferase; translated protein: MAIVTQHNPAESRYTIEVDGQVAGFADYVESGTIRDFNHTVVFDEFQGQGLSKPLIKEALDDSLRSGFSIVPTCSAVANFVAKNPGYME